From the Saccharomonospora marina XMU15 genome, the window CCGAACGCGATGTCGCAGGCACCCTCGTTGCGTACCTCGTGAGTCACCACCAGTTCGCGCGGCGCGAGTTCGTAGCGGATCAGCGTGTGCAGCGGGACGGGCCAGCCGGGCTCGTCGGCGATGTCCACCGCGAAGCTGATGCTCGACTCGGCGTGTTCGAGCAGCTGCCAAACCTTTCGCCGGACCAGACCGTGAATGGCGTTGCCCCGCCGCTGCTCCGTCACCTCGAGTCGCTGCGGCTCGCCGTCGTAGGTCCACGTCGCGTCCTTGGTGCGGTTGGGCCACGGCAACAGCACTTGGCCGGCCGCCTTCGGCGGCTCCTCCTCGGCCGCGAAAGTCTCGAGGTAGGGCACCCCGCCGATCTCGAAGGCACGCAACCCCGCGCCGATCTCGGTGACCACGGCGCGAGCGTTGCCCCTGGTCAGCTCGAACTGTTCCCCCGTCGGATTCGCCATGCCCGCGAACCTATCGGTTCCCTGGGCCGATCTTGAGGTCACCTCCACGAAGGTGGCTGCTCGAATCGCGAAAGGTCGATCGCCGCCCGGGTGAGGTCGAAGTCGTCCGGCGGCACCTCTTTTCCCTTCGTCAGCCAGCCACCTCGATCCCGTGGCCGCAACCGCGAGTCGCCGTGCAGCACAGCGACATAGCAGCCGTAGTCGATGGCGAAACCGTCGTACAACGTGCCCGGGTAGTGCTTGTCGACGATCCCGCGTCGTAGCAGGTGCAGCAGGCGGGCGTCGTAGAGGGCCGCGATGAGGTCGTGGCGTGCGCCGGACAACTGGTCGATCAGGAAGGTCCGCGAGCGGCGGCGACCGACGACCTCGTCGACGAGGAACCGGAGGCCTCGAAGCAGCGGTTCGTTCGCACTGATCGCGCTCTGCTTGTCCCGCAGGAACCAGTCCTGCGCGGCCCTGCGCACGTGCGCGAGCCCGATCGGCTGATCATGGGCGTGCTGCGCCGCGAGCGCGGCGATGTTGATCCCGTCCCTCGGGATTCCCTCCGCCGCACGGACCAGTTCCGGAAGGGCATCACGTCGACACAGCTGCGAAACGAAACTCTCCGCGTCAGCGGGCGGATTCGGGATCATCGCTGCCAGCCTGTCGGCCACGTGGTTGTGCAGCAACTGCCCGAAGAACTCCCGCGCGCGTTTCTCGGAGTGGTCGAAGAGCAGGGAATCGTCGAGGCTGACCGCGGAAGCCGCATCGGAACCGACCTCGATCCCCACATAGTCGCCGTCGTCTGCGGGACGGCGAAGCCGCGAGCGTCGCTCGATGGCTGCCAGTTTCACCGTGACACCCGTAATCGGCAGCACGCTGCGCCGAAGCAGGTCGGCCAGCATGGGCTGCAGATCGAGTGGGATGCTGCTCCACTCGTCGAGCAGCAGCCACAGGCGGGCACCCCCGAGCGAGCGGGTGAGCGCACGCACGGCGCGGCTCAGCGGACCGAAAACGACATGGTGATGTTCCGTTCCCGACCGCCTGAGCCTGCTCTCCGCCTGCCGCGAGCCATGCCATGCCAGCGACATCCTCACGTGTGGCGTCGCGGAAGCCGACCCCTCCACCATCGCGGACGTGTCCTCGTCCGCGCGCAGTGTGGTTTCCCGCTCGACTTCGCCCACGACGCGCACGGCGGTCGACGCGCTGGCAAGGAGGTCGAGCGCGGGCAGTAGCCTGCTCTGGTCGCCGACATCGCCCTCGATGGCCAGGGCAAGCAGTTCGTCATGCAGCGCCTCCAGCGTGTCCACCAGCAACTGGGTGCCGCGCGTGGCGAGGCTCTCGGTCGGGTCGGCGTAGAGCCCACCGGCCGAGCCGATCGTGCGCAGATCCAGATACACCGGCACATCGCCCGCACTCTCTGCCAGGTTCGCCAGGTAGAGCAGTGCGTGCGTCTTCCCGGTGCCGCGGCGGCCGTAGAGGATCTGGTGGTCGGTGGAGTTGAGCATCGCCGAGAACGAACCCGCCGCGACATAGGTACTGGCAAGCACGTGCCGCTCAGTTCCCTCCGCCCGCCGAGGGATACGCATGACGGCTTGGTTCAGGTGTCGCTGCCTGCCTGCTGGCATACGAACAGGGTGCCGGTAGTCGCAGTACGGCCGAAGCCACCGGTCGAGTGGGTCCGACTACTACTCCCGGTCATCGATCGCGGCGGGAATGGTCCATTGTCGACGAAAAGGATGTCGCAGGCCGGCCCCGTGTGCGCGGTGCTCGGCAGGTCACTGCTGTGGCGCGGTTTCCGCCGCGCGGTAGTACCAGAACGCAGGCAACGCCAGCACGGCCAGCATCACCAGCACGACCACGAGCAGCCCGCCACCGGTCGCGGCGGCGGCCGTGCCGACACCGGCGGCCGTCCAGCCGTGAGTCACATCCGCAAGCCTTGGTCCGCCCGCCACCACAACGGTGAACACTCCCTGCGTGCGACCACGCATCTCGTCCGTCGCCGCGGTTTGCAGGATGGCCATCCGGTAGATGGCGCTGACCATGTCGGCGGCACCCGCGATCGCGAGGAACACCACGGCGAGCCACAGCGACGAGGTGAGCCCGAACCCCGCCACGGCGAGGCCCCACACGCAGATCGCGACCACGACGGCAACGCCCTGCCGCCGGACCCGACCCACCCAGCCGGACATCAGCCCGACCAGCATCGCGCCGATCGGGATGGCGGCGAACAGCCAGCCCAGCGCGAGCCCCCCACCCGGTGGGTCGCCGAATGTGCGTTCGGCCATCTCGGGAAACAGCGCGCGTGGCATGCCCGCGACCATCGCGATGATGTCGACGAGGAACGAGGCCAGCAGTACCCGCTGCGTGGCCAGGTAGGCGAAGCCGTCCAGCACGTCACGCAGACCCGCCCTGCGGACCTTGCCGCTCAGCGGTGGCAGCGGCGGCAGCCGCCACACCGCCCACAGCACGGCCAGCAGCGCGGCGGTGTCCACCAGATACAGCGAGGAAAGACCCACCACGGGCAGCAGCGCACCGGCGGCCAGCGGGCCGAAGACCGCCCCGAAGGTGGTCATCGTGCCGGTGAGCGCGGCGGCCGACGGCAACAGGTGCTGCGGCACGAGCCTGGCGACCACCGCGTTGCGCGTCGGCATGTTGATGGCGAAGAACGCCTGGTTGAGGCCGAGCAGCCCGAGCACGAGCCATACCGAGCCCAGTTCGGCGAACGCCTGTGCCCACAGCAGCGCGGCCGTGCCCGCGATGCCGCCGTTGGACACCAGCAGCAGCTTGCGGCGGTCGACCGTGTCCGCGATCGCGCCGCCCCACACGCCGAAGACCAACAACGGCACCAGACCGAACAGCCCGGTCAACCCGACGTAGCCGGAGGAGCCGGTGATGTCGAAAACCTGTTTCGGCACCGCGACCGCGGTGAGCTGGCTGCCGACAGCGGTCACGATCGAGCTCAGCCACAGCCGCCGGAATGCCGGGATGCGAAGCGGCCTGCGGTCCGCGACGACCGATGCGAGCACCCTGC encodes:
- a CDS encoding MFS transporter, which codes for MGERTAAGPGRGVRRVLASVVADRRPLRIPAFRRLWLSSIVTAVGSQLTAVAVPKQVFDITGSSGYVGLTGLFGLVPLLVFGVWGGAIADTVDRRKLLLVSNGGIAGTAALLWAQAFAELGSVWLVLGLLGLNQAFFAINMPTRNAVVARLVPQHLLPSAAALTGTMTTFGAVFGPLAAGALLPVVGLSSLYLVDTAALLAVLWAVWRLPPLPPLSGKVRRAGLRDVLDGFAYLATQRVLLASFLVDIIAMVAGMPRALFPEMAERTFGDPPGGGLALGWLFAAIPIGAMLVGLMSGWVGRVRRQGVAVVVAICVWGLAVAGFGLTSSLWLAVVFLAIAGAADMVSAIYRMAILQTAATDEMRGRTQGVFTVVVAGGPRLADVTHGWTAAGVGTAAAATGGGLLVVVLVMLAVLALPAFWYYRAAETAPQQ